The Moorena producens PAL-8-15-08-1 genomic interval TTTCCACAATTGCCGATGGTGCTGTACTGATTGATACCAATTTTCAGGTAATGTTAGTCAACCCGACAGCACGGCGGATTTTTGGTTGGGAGGACGAAGACATTGTCGGTAAAAATGTCTTATACCATCTGCCTGATGTGGTTGCAATGGAACTCACACGACCGCTTTATCAAATGGCTACAGCGGAGAAACAGACAGAAACAGAACGGGAATCCCGCGAAGGTGAAGAGTTTCGTATTACTCTGAGCAAACCGGTCTCTCGTACAGTTCGCATTCTGCTAAGTAAGGTACTCAACCAATACCGGGAAAATATTAACGGAATTGCTATCACTGTTCAGGATATTACCCGTGAGGTGGAACTTAATCAAGCAAAAAGCAATTTCATCAGCAATGTTTCCCACGAACTAAGAACACCTCTATTTAACATTAAATCATTTATCGAAACCCTCCACGACTACGGGGAAGAACTTAGTGAAGCGGAGCGCAAGGAATTTCTTGACACGGCTAATCGGGAAACTGACCGACTAACCCGTCTAGTTAACGATGTCCTAGATTTATCACGGCTGGAATCTTGTCGAATTTATCAACTTGAACCCTTTGACATTGTTCGACCTATAGAGCAAACCCTGCGCACTTATCAGCTCAACGCTCGTGACCAAACTATTGAACTGGCTCAGGAGATTCAACCAGATTTACCACCAGTTATGGGTCACTACGATTTGTTGCTCCAAGTCTTGGCTAATTTAGTGGGCAACTCCTTGAAATTCACTCAGCCTGGTGGACGAGTGGTAATTCGTGCTTATCAATTAGAACCAGAACTCAATCCCCAAGAAGGAAAAGGCAGGGTGCGAATTGAAATCTCTGATACGGGAATTGGCATTGCTCCAGAAGACCAACAGGCGATTTTTGACCGATTTTTCCGGGTAGAAAACCGAGTTCATACCCTGGAAGGTACAGGATTGGGGCTTTCAATTGTCAGAAACATTATCGAAAGACATCATAGTCGAGTAAACTTAGTCAGTGAAGTGGGAGTTGGGACAACATTCTGGTTTGATTTAGAGGTGTGTGAAGAACAAAAAATTACGGTTAAAGAACATTTGCAAGTAGACACATCACAGACAATACCAACCGACTCAGCGACTGCTAGTAATTTATCAATTTCGTAGTGCTTAGTACTATCATGTTTAGTCGATTAAATTTTGACGGAGTACTAGTTTACTTCACCTAGTTGCCATCAGGGCTAGCAAAAAGCTAGCAGCGATTAATACCAATAGACCTAGTAAGGCTGGGTTTCTTTGACACCAGAGCCTGACGGATTCGAGTAAGCCACGCTGGGGATTATAAATCTGCTCAGGCTCTGAGGTACTTTCGGAACTATCCTCGTAAAGGGTACACTCCTTAGCATAGGGACGTTGGGGAAAGGTACAGGTATCATCAGCATGATAGGTACAGGTTTCACACAAGGGTGTATCTCCTGTGGTTTGGTGTAAGGTAATCCCCGGATGACCATAGGCTTTAAGGATTGCTCCACAATGGGGACAGGTAATTACCTTACTATTGATAGGTTGATGGCATTTGGGACAATTGGTCATTAGTCATTAGTCATTTCTCAATAGTCAGGACTTACGGATTTGCCCCCGTTGGTCCCCCAATTCTGGGGGACTTTGACATCATTACCCCCCAGAATTGGGGGGCTAGGGGGGCGAAATCAACTTAACCGCGTAAGTCCTGATAGTCATTTCTTAATCTTAACTGTCTTACACATCCAGCTGATTCCTGTTCTTTGCGTCTTTGCCGTTTGATTATGTCCCCGTACTTAATTATTTGCCCCGGTATCCATGACCCCCAACTGACCCAGGATTTTTTAGCAAGTTTGGAGCTATCAAGTCCTTGGACTGAGAAAGTGTTAGTTTTTCCAACTCAGGACTACCCAGCTTACTCTGCTATTCATATTTTAGAGTTCTTGCAACGTCACATTGGTTTGGTGAAGACTCCCATAGTCTTGATCAGCTTCAGTGCTGGGGTAGTGGGTGCGATCGCAGCAGCTTGGGGTTGGCAGCTACTGGGAGGAAACATCCAAGCATTGATCGCTGTTGATGGCTGGGGTGTCCCTCTGTATGGCAATTTTCCCATCCACCGGATTAGTCACGATTATTTTAGCCACTGGAGTTCAGCCCTATTGGGAGCAGGGGAAGACAGTTTCTATGCTTCACCACCAATAGCCCATTTGGACTTGTGGCGATCGCCCAGATGCCAAGGCTGGTGGGTTCAAGTGCCTAGAGGTGAGCAACCCCCACAACGAATTTATATCACTGCGGCTGAGTTTATTATCCAGTTATTAGTAAAATTTGCTTCAGTATCACCAGGTTGAACTATTGTGGAAGAATACGAAATAGTAACAATTGCTGAGTATCAAGGAACAGCAGAATCTTTCCGGGAAGGCACCTGGAATCACGATGTGTCTCAAAATCGCAACGCCTTGGTGGATGCTATGCCCCGTAATCCAGGCAAGATTCTGGATTTAGGTTGTGGTCCTGGTAGAGACTTGGTTGCTTTTAAAGACCAGGGTCATCAAGTGATTGGTCTCGATGCCACACCAGCATTTGTTAAGA includes:
- the nblS gene encoding two-component system sensor histidine kinase NblS; translated protein: MLALLKTLIDIIRRWWSEFTLQTKLMAAATLVVSLLMSGLTFWAVNTIQQDARMNDTRFGRDLGLLLAANVEPHVAANNFDELARFSSRFYSSTSSVRYIIYADEDGEIIFGIPFSAAEVKNSLTIKRRIELPEGYAKNSDQPMARQHLTPDGQVTDVFVPLIDENKYLGVLAVGINPNPTVVVSSNLTRDVTIAVFISIWVMVILGAVGNALNITKPIKELLVGVRNIAAGNFKQRIEMPSGVELRELVCSFNDMAERLERYEEQNIEELTAEKAKLETLVSTIADGAVLIDTNFQVMLVNPTARRIFGWEDEDIVGKNVLYHLPDVVAMELTRPLYQMATAEKQTETERESREGEEFRITLSKPVSRTVRILLSKVLNQYRENINGIAITVQDITREVELNQAKSNFISNVSHELRTPLFNIKSFIETLHDYGEELSEAERKEFLDTANRETDRLTRLVNDVLDLSRLESCRIYQLEPFDIVRPIEQTLRTYQLNARDQTIELAQEIQPDLPPVMGHYDLLLQVLANLVGNSLKFTQPGGRVVIRAYQLEPELNPQEGKGRVRIEISDTGIGIAPEDQQAIFDRFFRVENRVHTLEGTGLGLSIVRNIIERHHSRVNLVSEVGVGTTFWFDLEVCEEQKITVKEHLQVDTSQTIPTDSATASNLSIS
- a CDS encoding zinc ribbon domain-containing protein, yielding MTNCPKCHQPINSKVITCPHCGAILKAYGHPGITLHQTTGDTPLCETCTYHADDTCTFPQRPYAKECTLYEDSSESTSEPEQIYNPQRGLLESVRLWCQRNPALLGLLVLIAASFLLALMATR